In Rattus rattus isolate New Zealand chromosome 9, Rrattus_CSIRO_v1, whole genome shotgun sequence, a genomic segment contains:
- the LOC116910077 gene encoding keratin-associated protein 4-3-like: MVSSCCGSVCSEEGCGQGCCQPSCCQTTCCQTTCCKPTCCHPSCCVSNCCRPQCCQSVCCQPTCCRPSCCISSCCRPSCCRPSCCVSSCCRPSCCVSSCCRPSCCVSSCCRPSCCVSSCCRPSCCVSSCCRPSCCRPSCCLSSCCRPCCCVSSCCRPSCCISSCCRPSCCVSSCCQSTCCRPGCSSCSCC; encoded by the coding sequence ATGGTCAGCTCCTGTTGTGGCTCTGTCTGCTCTGAGGAAGGCTGTGGCCAAGGCTGCTGCCAGCCTAGCTGCTGCCAGACCACCTGTTGCCAGACCACCTGTTGCAAGCCCACTTGTTGCCACCCCAGCTGTTGTGTGTCCAACTGCTGCAGACCCCAATGCTGCCAGTCAGTATGCTGCCAGCCCACCTGCTGCCGCCCCAGCTGCTGCATCTCCAGCTGCTGTCGCCCCAGCTGCTGCAGGCCCAGCTGTTGTGTGTCCAGCTGCTGCAGGCCCAGCTGTTGTGTGTCCAGCTGCTGCAGGCCCAGCTGTTGTGTGTCCAGCTGCTGCAGGCCCAGCTGCTGTGTGTCTAGCTGCTGCAGGCCCAGCTGCTGTGTGTCTAGCTGTTGCAGGCCCAGCTGCTGCAGGCCCAGTTGCTGTTTGTCTAGCTGCTGCAGGCCCTGTTGCTGTGTGTCTAGCTGTTGCAGGCCCAGCTGCTGCATTTCTAGCTGCTGCCGTCCCTCCTGTTGTGTGTCCAGCTGCTGCCAGAGCACCTGTTGTCGCCCAGGTTGCTCTAGTTGTTCTTGTTGCTAA